CATAAAGACTCTGGAgatgaaagaaaaatatcTAAAGATAATAGTATGAGAAAACATAAAGAAAATGTTGTAAGAACCCATTCGTCCGGTAGTCATGATAGTAAAGATGACAGAGAAACTAAAGATGTATCAATAAATTCTAAGGAGTCAAATACAAATGAATCATCGTCTAAAGAGAATAGTAAAGAAAGTTCAAAAAAAGCATTAGTGGAAGAAGACACAGAAATAGTTTATGGTGCGACGACCAGGAAAAAGTGGAAAGCAATTATTGGAGAAATATCTGAAAAAGATAAACATTCACACTCAAATTCTTCTACTGGAATTAACATGAACATAAACAATAATCAAGACATAGCAACACCATCGACAAATGAAACagatataaagaaaaaaggtAACGTTTCAGATTTAAGTAAAGAAAAACCAAAAATTAAACATGGACAAAGAGGTCGTCCAAAAAAGATTGTAACAACTATATCTGTAAATGGGGAACCTGCAACAAAGAGCGATAAAACTGAAGTTAAAATTACTCAAGAAGATAAAGAAGCATTAGAATTGATGGAAAAATTAAGTGAAGAAGCCGTCGAGAAGGTGTCTCATGAAAAAAGTAACAATGCTACTACAATTATTGAGAAACCACAAGAAAACGATAAACAAAGTATAATTGGTATAGAGACTGAAAATGAGAAAGATCATAATAAGGATGATATGATGATAGTAGAAATTCCTGAAAATGATTTTACAATAGAAGATGTCACAAATATACCATATATTCCTTCAAAAGATCCCTCAATAATAAAATCCGTAGATGTAGTTTTAGAGGAACAACGccaagaaattttaaaatttattgactTTATGTATTCAGATGATTTTCGAAGGCAAACagagataaaaatattaaaacaacgTCAACTTCGTGAATctaaaattcaaaaaataaatgctCTTAAAACAATGATAGCTCTTCAACAAGAAGAAGGAAAACAGCTTCTTACAACTAGGATTAAAGAAGTAGGCATAGATGCTAAAACAGCTCCAGAATTTATAGATGCAGCAAAATTAATTGTTGagacaaataaaattaaacaaaaaagatTAGCAAATTTGGAAAGAGAAATAGCTGCTGCAGAGAGGACATATGAAGAGTATCAGGCAAGAATTAATGCCAAAAATGCCCATGATAAAAGTATAACAGATGTAGTTAATTCAGTAGccaatgaaaatttaatcGAAGATTCGATTGATAGTATTATTAACAGTGTTGCAAATAATAGTTTACCATCAAGTACTTCAGATTCTTATTGTAATACACCAACACCATCATTGGATTATCTTAGCCAAAAAAGAAATGCTAGAGGAAAATCAATCGTCAGAAGTGTTGGAAGTAAAAAAGTTGGAGGAAGTAAAAAAAGTTCAGTAGATAAATCGACGCCAGATATAACAGATGTTGAATCACAAgttgaaaatatattgaaaaaaattcaaaatcaAAGTAAAGAACAAGAATCTTTAAAATCACAACAACGATTGAAGGGTGATAGCAAAAAACGTTCCAACGCCCTAAATTTATCATCGTCTTCTGCAACACAAGTATCACTATCCTCACTTAATTCAATACCAATTAAGAAAAAACGCTCTAATGGTAGTATTCATAGTAGTCTTTCAAGATCAAAATCTCCTCAATTAAATGTTAATCTTGAAAATTCAGTTAGTAATCTCAGTATAAAACAACATCCTCCTTCCACAACAAATGGCAACAATGAAGGAATTTAATAtggattatttaaaaacattaaaaaaaaatatgaatttatttattaaaattaataaaaacaatttaatttataaaaaatacattaaataagtatttaatacataaaaaaagttaaaattttttttaaaaaatcaatttaattatactttaaaaatttaacaatggacaaatataagttaaattagattttgatttaataaacaaaacttttgaataaatatgtttttttgtttaataattatttttatattcaaacTGTTTgtaattcaattaaaaacttcataaaacttatttataataaatttttttttaaattgttattattcagaaaatgaaaatcttatttttataccaaGTTACCAATTTTTAACAGTAAGAGAAGAGGAATTTACGTTGACAAATGAAATAGTCATtatgatttatattttaattaattttttttaaaatattgttttaaacttttatatttttaatagtttataaaatgtaataatgtttaaataaaaaaaattcttacaACTTCtctgttaatttaaaaattttttttttaatttcatggTAAAAGTTATGCTCTGATTTTTTCTGTTTGAATTTacaattttgatataaatatgtttgtgaaaaatgatattaaaaacaacTATTGTTattgttactttttttatttacttctcaaatatttttaaacagaTGATATAATGTAAGATTAGTTAGCGAATGTTTCTTCtacaattaataaagaaaattaacagattataaatgtaataaagtaattgatcattaaatattattaaaaaagatattatattaaaggAAAAAAAGTTTCACATAAATACATCTTTTAGtttatctaaatattttgttctaatcatataaaaaaaaaactcaaGAGAAAGTTTGATAAATGATAATCTTCcgatattttttcaaaaatatgctcattaaattttaaacattaacGATATAGTAAAAAcgattttatatcattaacaTATGATATTAATGAAACTTTCTTTGCTAAGAAGAAGTATCACTGTAGGAGGATGTTGGGACAGCATTGGTAGTTCAGTGGAATCCGTAAGAAGACCAAAGGAAGCTTCGTGAAGTAGATTCCAGGCAGAAGTTTTACAACATTTGTAAAAGTATTGAAAAACAAATTACCAATTTAACTCTTATCATTTCTGATATGTA
This Strongyloides ratti genome assembly S_ratti_ED321, chromosome : 2 DNA region includes the following protein-coding sequences:
- a CDS encoding Histone-lysine N-methyltransferase, H3 lysine-79 specific, which produces MSNKEPNNEIHKKSGDELDGGPPKTEKKLKLSSPYGGESLYYFWNYEEKYKNKNKVIVAEIVDLVRITKHKIKEINDVLKQHGHDIKSIEPYYNLDNLRILCRTFNKAVKQLGETYYSIAKADNKLGNGGEQFQEIINRVYNKAVVDVNALNKHYGAFSSETYGETTWKRMQTILEELKLTDKDVFVDLGSGVGQIVCQVAGSSKVGKAIGIEVADLPAKYARRMEFEFSRLMRWHNKTFRQFKLYHGNFLDMKYRKLITEEATVIFINNYAFHEKLNMEIKRHLLHDLKDGVKVISTKPFVIHKEITERTLNDVSSIMDMNEFKPVNCPASWTNKHVPYYLQTVNRERLMEYFSRQKRARDLREMKETRISRGSSVSSTRVDGYNDKKDSIDGKESTKHKESKNSNKELGHERKSHKDSGDERKISKDNSMRKHKENVVRTHSSGSHDSKDDRETKDVSINSKESNTNESSSKENSKESSKKALVEEDTEIVYGATTRKKWKAIIGEISEKDKHSHSNSSTGINMNINNNQDIATPSTNETDIKKKGNVSDLSKEKPKIKHGQRGRPKKIVTTISVNGEPATKSDKTEVKITQEDKEALELMEKLSEEAVEKVSHEKSNNATTIIEKPQENDKQSIIGIETENEKDHNKDDMMIVEIPENDFTIEDVTNIPYIPSKDPSIIKSVDVVLEEQRQEILKFIDFMYSDDFRRQTEIKILKQRQLRESKIQKINALKTMIALQQEEGKQLLTTRIKEVGIDAKTAPEFIDAAKLIVETNKIKQKRLANLEREIAAAERTYEEYQARINAKNAHDKSITDVVNSVANENLIEDSIDSIINSVANNSLPSSTSDSYCNTPTPSLDYLSQKRNARGKSIVRSVGSKKVGGSKKSSVDKSTPDITDVESQVENILKKIQNQSKEQESLKSQQRLKGDSKKRSNALNLSSSSATQVSLSSLNSIPIKKKRSNGSIHSSLSRSKSPQLNVNLENSVSNLSIKQHPPSTTNGNNEGI